Part of the uncultured Tolumonas sp. genome is shown below.
GGTGGAAACGCGCTATCAATCGGGCGAATGATAGTAATGCCGGCATTCAGGCTGGTGTGTTCATTCAGCAGGTCGATCTGCCAATCGACAAAGGCGCGCAGAAAATTCCCTTCGCCGAATTGAATAATTTTTTCCGGATACGCGTTACCGGGAAATTGCTGGCGGTTTAAAGCATGCATTTGTGCCTCCTCAACGCAGGAGCCTCGCTCCCACGTCGTTATCTGTGAATTCGATTATTTCAGTGCAATACCGAAGTAGTTTTTCGCATTGTTAAAGCAGATGTTTTGCACCATCTCGCCCAATAATTTGAGGTCTGCCGGTGCTTCGCCATCGGCGACCCAGCGACCCAGCATGCGGCACAAGACGCGGCGGAAATATTCATGACGGGTGTAAGAGAGGAAGCTGCGGCTGTCGGTCAGCATGCCCACAAAACGACTCAGCAAACCGAGTTGTGCCAGCTGGATCATCTGGCGCTCCATGCCATCTTTCTGATCGTTAAACCACCAGCCGGAGCCGAATTGCATCTTGCCGGGAATACCATCGCCTTGGAAATTACCCAGCATGGTCGCCAGCACTTCGTTATCGCGTGGGTTCAGGCAATACAAAATGGTTTTCGGTAACTGATTATGGCGATCTTGCGCGTCGAGCAGACGTGACAAGGGGGCGGCGACCAGACCATCATTGATGGAATCAAAACCGGTGTCTGGGCCCAGCTCCAGCAGGCGACGGCTATTGTTGTTGCGCAGTGCACCGATGTGATATTGCTGCACCCAGCCACGTTGTTTGTATTCTTTGGCGAGGAACAGCAACACGGCAGTTTTGAAGGCGGCCACCTGTTCGATGCTCAATTCGTTACCCTGACGACGGGCTTGTAACATGGCCGTCAGTTCGGCATCAGAGGCTTCACCAAATAACACCACATCCAGGGCGTGGTCAGCAATTTTGCAGCCGTGTTGTGCAAAATGATCTAAACGCAGTGTCAGCGCCTGTGTTAAATCCGCAAATGAATCAATGGCAACATCAGCGGCAGTTTCTAACGCAGTGATGTAATCAGCAAAGGTTGGCGCTTCAATATTGAAGGCTTTATCCGGGCGCCAGCTTGGTGTGACCACGATATTGAATGCTTTATCGGCAGCAATTTTAGCGTGATGAGATAAGTCATCAATCGGATCATCGGTGGTGGCAACCATTTTCACGTTCATCTGTTGCATGATGCCGCGAGCTGAAAATTCCGGTTGTGCCAGCTTTTCGTTACAGAAATCCCACACCTGTTTTTCGGTGGTCGGCGAGAGTTGTACGTTGTTTAAACCAAACGGACGGCGCAGTTCAAGATGGGTCCAGTGATACAGCGGGTTGCCAATGGTGTGCGGCACAGTGGCGGCATAGGCCTGAAATTTTTCATAGTCGCTCGCATCACCAGTACAGAAACGTTCATCGGCACCGTTGGAGCGCATCGCGCGCCATTTATAGTGATCACCTTTCAACCAGATGTCATACAGGTTTTTAAACTGATAATTTTCGGCGATCAATTGCGGTGGCAAATGGCAATGGAAGTCAAAAATCGGCTGTTCTGCAGCAAAATCTTGATACAGCTGCCGGGAAAAATCGGTATCCAGTAAAAAATCTTCAGTCAAAAACGCAGTCATAGCTTACTCCGGTTCAAATAGTGCGGCAGTGATCCATACATGAACTGACAGGGCGTGAACACGAGTTAGTCATTATGTCTCGCACAACGCAAGATGTTATACCAATTATTATGATGATCCATGCGGTTGTCTATCTGAAAGGGCTATTTTTTGCAGTGCCTGTCACACAAATTCAGTGTTGAATGCCGTTGTGGCGGCTTATTGTGATGATTGTCGCATATTTTATAGGGTGATCTGCTAAAACTTAGATCAGGCTCACCGTTCTTTGTTGTTATACCAATTATGATCATCCTGTCATAACAGAGTGATGTTTTTGCATGAAGTAGTGATAACTATGTTGTTCTTATCATCTAGCTCATGACTTAACGGTGAATTATCAGAGGACAAGGATATGAATCTATCGACCAATACGGTTGGTGAAACAAGCAGCAACATGGCTAAACGAAAAATTGTCGGCCTGCGATGGTGGATCATCGGTGTGGTGATGTTAGGCACCATCCTGAACTACCTGACTCGATCATCATTATCGGCTGCCGCACCGACGCTGAAACAAGAATTAAGCATTACTGTTGAACAATATTCCTACGTGGTAGCAGCGTTTCAAGCTTGTTATACCGTAATGCAGCCGATTGCCGGATTTATTCTTGATTCCATTGGTGTCAAAATTGGTCTGGCCATTTTCTGCGTGGCATGGTCGGTCACCAATATGTTGCATGGTTTTGCCGGTAGCTGGCAGTCACTGGCGTTTTTCCGTGGTCTGATGGGGATGGCAGAAGCCGCGGTTATACCGGCGGGCTTAAAAGCGGTGACGGAATGGTTCCCGGCCAAAGAGCGTTCGATTGCCACCGGTTGGTTTAATATCGGCTCCTCGATTGGCGGCATGATGGCACCACCGCTGGTTATTGCTTGTATCACCTATTACAACTGGCAAACCGCATTTATTGTGACCGGTGCATTGGGTTTCTTCTGGGTGGCATTGTGGTTAATGTTCTTCCGCTCACCAGCCGAGCACCCACAAATCACCGATGAAGAGAAACAATACATTCTGGATGGCCAAGAAGCATCGCATAAAAACGATACCTCAAAACCATCGGTTAAACAGATCATCCGTCGCAGAGAGTTCTGGGCCATTGCGATCCCTAAATTCCTGGCTGAACCGGCTTGGCAGACCTTTAACTTCTGGATCCCGCTGTATTTAAGCACCGTTCGCCACATGGATCTGAAATCGATCGCGATGTTTGCCTGGATCCCATTCCTGGCAGCCGATATGGGCTGTATCGTGGGCGGTTACCTGTCACCACTGATGATCAAATATTTCAAAGTTTCATTACTGACCAGCCGTAAATTGGTGGTGGTAACC
Proteins encoded:
- a CDS encoding MFS transporter produces the protein MNLSTNTVGETSSNMAKRKIVGLRWWIIGVVMLGTILNYLTRSSLSAAAPTLKQELSITVEQYSYVVAAFQACYTVMQPIAGFILDSIGVKIGLAIFCVAWSVTNMLHGFAGSWQSLAFFRGLMGMAEAAVIPAGLKAVTEWFPAKERSIATGWFNIGSSIGGMMAPPLVIACITYYNWQTAFIVTGALGFFWVALWLMFFRSPAEHPQITDEEKQYILDGQEASHKNDTSKPSVKQIIRRREFWAIAIPKFLAEPAWQTFNFWIPLYLSTVRHMDLKSIAMFAWIPFLAADMGCIVGGYLSPLMIKYFKVSLLTSRKLVVVTGATCMLAPAAIGMVASPYAAIALFCVGTFAHQTISGSLITMSSDVFPRNSVGTANGLTGMAGYLGATIFSFIVGIVASKIGYDPLFVCLSLFDIVGAIVVCMMLKQSAMPAQPTAKATTV
- the uxaC gene encoding glucuronate isomerase, with translation MTAFLTEDFLLDTDFSRQLYQDFAAEQPIFDFHCHLPPQLIAENYQFKNLYDIWLKGDHYKWRAMRSNGADERFCTGDASDYEKFQAYAATVPHTIGNPLYHWTHLELRRPFGLNNVQLSPTTEKQVWDFCNEKLAQPEFSARGIMQQMNVKMVATTDDPIDDLSHHAKIAADKAFNIVVTPSWRPDKAFNIEAPTFADYITALETAADVAIDSFADLTQALTLRLDHFAQHGCKIADHALDVVLFGEASDAELTAMLQARRQGNELSIEQVAAFKTAVLLFLAKEYKQRGWVQQYHIGALRNNNSRRLLELGPDTGFDSINDGLVAAPLSRLLDAQDRHNQLPKTILYCLNPRDNEVLATMLGNFQGDGIPGKMQFGSGWWFNDQKDGMERQMIQLAQLGLLSRFVGMLTDSRSFLSYTRHEYFRRVLCRMLGRWVADGEAPADLKLLGEMVQNICFNNAKNYFGIALK